One part of the Longimicrobium sp. genome encodes these proteins:
- a CDS encoding YceH family protein encodes MHPPLTDVEVRILGSLLEKEVTTPDNYPLSLNALLAACNQTTNREPVMRLDEDALVPATVALRHRGLLRQIQRAGSRVTKFEHRLDEELRLVRPELAVLGVLMLRGPQTPGELYARTERLHPFADLTDLENLLESLIAREPEPLVARLARRPGQKEVRYAHLLGGEPAQAEASAAEEERPVATRRAGPEDDRVAALERTVEELRAEVTALRADLEAFRSQFQ; translated from the coding sequence GTGCATCCCCCGCTGACAGATGTAGAAGTGCGTATCCTCGGCTCGCTCCTGGAGAAGGAGGTCACGACGCCCGACAACTACCCGCTTTCCCTGAACGCGCTCCTGGCCGCGTGCAACCAGACGACCAACCGCGAGCCGGTAATGCGGCTGGACGAGGACGCGCTGGTGCCGGCGACGGTCGCGCTCCGCCACCGTGGGCTGCTGCGGCAGATCCAGCGGGCGGGGTCGCGGGTGACCAAGTTCGAGCACCGGCTGGACGAAGAGCTGAGGCTCGTACGGCCCGAGCTCGCCGTGCTGGGCGTGCTCATGCTGCGCGGACCGCAGACGCCGGGCGAGCTGTACGCGCGCACCGAGCGGCTGCATCCGTTCGCCGACCTCACCGACCTGGAGAACTTGCTGGAATCGCTGATCGCGCGGGAGCCAGAGCCCCTCGTCGCGCGGCTCGCCCGCCGCCCGGGGCAGAAGGAGGTCCGCTACGCGCACCTGCTGGGCGGCGAGCCGGCGCAGGCGGAGGCGTCCGCGGCGGAGGAAGAGCGGCCCGTCGCCACCCGCCGCGCCGGTCCGGAGGACGACCGTGTCGCCGCGCTGGAGCGTACCGTGGAGGAGCTCCGGGCCGAAGTCACGGCGCTGCGCGCCGATCTCGAAGCATTCCGCTCCCAATTCCAGTAA
- a CDS encoding DNA alkylation repair protein, protein MKMRAPTNPTATADDIRARLQALGDPEHARFVAGYFRTGPGEYAEGDQFLGIRVPVLRGLVREYRGLPLERTAELLRSPWHEARLLACLLLADAYSRGDEVAREAIYRLYLASTEYINNWDLVDTSAPHVVGAHLQAGDRTVLDELARSDSLWERRIAILATQHFIRDNDFGTTLKIAEMLVDDRHDLIHKAVGWMLREVGNRDRAAEEAFLRRHHRTMPRTMLRYAIEKFPPDLRAAYLRPVPGKREAGDREP, encoded by the coding sequence ATGAAGATGCGCGCACCGACGAACCCGACCGCCACCGCGGACGACATCCGCGCGCGCCTCCAGGCGCTGGGCGATCCCGAGCACGCGCGGTTCGTCGCGGGCTACTTCCGCACGGGGCCGGGCGAGTATGCCGAGGGAGACCAGTTTCTCGGCATTCGGGTGCCCGTGCTGCGCGGGCTGGTACGCGAGTACCGCGGGCTGCCGCTGGAGCGCACGGCGGAGCTGCTGCGCTCCCCCTGGCACGAGGCGCGGCTGCTCGCCTGCCTGCTGCTCGCGGACGCCTACTCGCGAGGCGATGAGGTCGCGCGCGAGGCCATCTACCGCCTGTACCTGGCGAGCACGGAGTACATCAACAACTGGGACCTGGTGGATACGTCCGCGCCGCACGTGGTCGGCGCGCACCTGCAGGCGGGGGACCGCACGGTGCTGGACGAGTTGGCGCGGTCCGACTCGCTGTGGGAGCGGCGGATCGCCATCCTCGCCACGCAGCACTTCATCCGCGATAACGATTTCGGCACCACGCTGAAGATCGCGGAGATGCTGGTGGATGACCGGCACGACCTGATCCACAAGGCCGTCGGCTGGATGCTGCGCGAGGTGGGCAACCGCGACCGCGCCGCGGAAGAGGCGTTCCTCCGCCGGCACCACCGCACGATGCCCCGCACGATGCTGCGCTACGCCATCGAGAAGTTTCCGCCCGACCTGCGCGCGGCCTACCTTCGGCCCGTGCCGGGGAAACGGGAAGCGGGCGATCGGGAACCCTGA